In the genome of Oncorhynchus clarkii lewisi isolate Uvic-CL-2024 chromosome 4, UVic_Ocla_1.0, whole genome shotgun sequence, one region contains:
- the LOC139406399 gene encoding kxDL motif-containing protein 1-like, with translation MEPTASGMFCNRMLSMVNAEDVNAIIQAQRHMLDRFEKTNEMLINFNGLSNVRLLQMNEHFLLHTRTLVEMKKDLDSIFRRIRTLKGKIAKQYPEAFSNVHESPILEEDDDEFDLIPPSVAATITTAMSEQSTESCDTSPDVISPTVSRCSEDLSQEQADTPTSDPALPSPEMGVLRDEGPDSVPAE, from the exons ATGGAACCCACAGCCTCTGGAATGTTCTGTAACAGAATGCTCAGTATGGTAAACGCGGAGGATGTCAACGCCATCATCCAAGCCCAAAGGCACAT GCTGGACCGCTTTGAGAAGACCAATGAGATGCTAATCAACTTCAACGGGCTGTCCAACGTGCGGCTGCTGCAGATGAATGAACACTTCCTGCTTCACACGCGCACCCTGGTGGAGATGAAGAAGGACTTGGACAGCATCTTTAGGAGAATCAG GACGTTAAAGGGCAAGATCGCCAAGCAGTACCCAGAGGCCTTCAGCA aTGTCCACGAGTCGCCTATCCTGGAGGAGGACGACGACGAGTTTGATCTCATCCCGCCCAGCGTTGCCGCGACGATCACCACTGCCATGTCGGAGCAGAGCACAGAGTCATGTGACACGAGCCCTGACGTCATTTCCCCAACCGTGAGCCGGTGTTCCGAAGACCTCTCCCAGGAGCAGGCCGACACGCCTACCTCTGACCCAGCCCTGCCTAGCCCTGAGATGGGCGTGCTGAGGGATGAGGGTCCGGACTCGGTGCCTGCAGAGTAG
- the LOC139406401 gene encoding SIN3-HDAC complex-associated factor-like, producing MFGFHKPKMYRSLDGCCICRAKSSSSRFTDSKRYEKDFTSCFGLCETRSGEICNACVLLVKRWKKLPVGSKKSWNHVVDARGGPSLKMSSRPKKLKSLSKRARPREISRLQKELKRNNSDAHSTTSSASPAQSPSYSNPSDEGTDTELSPSSSRSPVFSFLDLTYWKRQRVCCGIIYKGRFGEVLIDPHLFKPCCRKKQQRQRQELEEEEEGYEEVEVEVVEVTEEEEEVKRSNSQKSLETPQLQVTMTTPQTVEEGDW from the exons ATGTTTGGCTTTCACAAGCCGAAGATGTACCGGAGTTTAGACGGCTGTTGCATCTGCCGTGCCAAGTCCTCCAGCTCGCGCTTCACGGATAGCAAGCGGTACGAGAAGGACTTCACGAGCTGTTTCGG ATTGTGTGAAACTCGGTCTGGTGAAATCTGCAATGCCTGTGTACTCCTTGTGAAACGATGGAAGAAACTCCCAGTGGGGTCTAAGAAAAGCTGGAATCAT GTGGTTGATGCCCGAGGAGGCCCCAGCCTAAAGATGTCTTCCAGGCCAAAGAAGCTGAAGTCCCTCTCCAAGAGAGCCAGGCCAAGAGAGATCAGCCGACTGCAGAAAGAGCTGAAGAGAAACA ACTCTGATGCCCACAGCACCACGTCCAGTGCCTCGCCGGCCCAGTCTCCCAGCTACAGCAACCCCTCAGACGAGGGCACTGACACAGAACTCTCCCCTAGCTCCAGCCGTTCCCCTGTCTTTTCCTTCCTGGACCTCACTTACTGGAAGAG GCAGAGGGTGTGTTGTGGGATCATCTACAAGGGCCGGTTTGGGGAGGTGCTCATCGACCCCCACCTCTTCAAGCCCTGCTGCCGCAAGAAACAGCAACGGCAGCGgcaggagctggaggaggaggaggaagggtacGAGgaagtagaggtggaggtggtagAAGTgacggaggaggaagaggaggtgaagaggTCAAACAGCCAGAAGAGCTTAGAGACTCCTCAGCTACAGGTCACCATGACAACACCTCAGACCGTTGAGGAGGGAGACTGGTGA